A genomic region of Barnesiella viscericola DSM 18177 contains the following coding sequences:
- the rpsU gene encoding 30S ribosomal protein S21 has translation MIIVPVKEGENIEKALKKFKRKFEKTGVIKELRNRQAFEKPSVTNRKKMMRAIYIQKLHQNEE, from the coding sequence ATGATTATAGTTCCAGTAAAAGAAGGCGAAAACATCGAAAAGGCTTTGAAGAAATTCAAACGGAAATTTGAAAAAACAGGTGTAATAAAAGAATTGCGTAACCGTCAGGCTTTTGAAAAACCGTCGGTAACAAACCGTAAAAAGATGATGCGGGCTATCTATATTCAGAAACTCCATCAGAACGAAGAGTAA
- a CDS encoding aminopeptidase P family protein, which translates to MSKSTLPRLKALREEMGKAGITAFIIPGTDPHQSEYYASHWAARTWISGFNGSAGTAVVTTNRAGLWTDSRYFLQAAQQLEGSGFELFKEGLPDTPTIEQWLLNTLPQGATVAIDGTLFGASKAAEMKQNFEKHGLRFVTDFTPFDSIWEDRPSIPKNEVFIHEEKYSGESVADKMNRIMEQVHQAGAEALLLAALDEIAWAFNIRGNDVECNPVVVCYAYIDDTRRILFIDKDKIGDSVAQYLNKNGVEIMPYESIFDFVGTLPVNKKVFVDTNKINYTLLNKLNATSVSGQSPIALLKSVKNETQLAGTREAMIRDGVALVRFFRWLEQNIDSGKVTEITVAEKLREYRSQQNLYVGESFATIAGFNEHGAIVHYSATPESNATIEPHGFLLIDSGAQYLDGTTDITRTISLGNLSPRQKRDFTLVMKGHIALATCHFPQGTRGSQLDALARHFLWDDHLNYLHGTGHGVGHFLNVHEGPQNIRLEENPTPLMPGMITSNEPGLYRTGEYGIRCENLILTVPDYQNEFGMFYRFETLTLFPFDTEALDLSIMTEKEIEWLNNYHEMVYDRLSPMLNEEEQQWLHRKTTSI; encoded by the coding sequence ATGAGCAAATCGACATTACCCCGACTGAAAGCCCTGCGCGAAGAGATGGGCAAAGCCGGTATTACCGCGTTTATCATACCGGGGACCGATCCGCACCAAAGCGAATACTATGCCAGCCACTGGGCTGCACGTACCTGGATTTCGGGTTTCAACGGATCGGCCGGAACGGCTGTCGTAACCACCAACCGGGCCGGACTGTGGACCGATTCGCGCTATTTCCTGCAAGCGGCTCAACAGTTGGAGGGCTCGGGATTTGAACTTTTCAAAGAGGGCCTGCCCGACACGCCCACCATCGAGCAATGGCTCCTGAACACGTTGCCCCAGGGAGCTACCGTGGCCATCGACGGGACTCTGTTCGGTGCCTCCAAGGCGGCCGAAATGAAACAGAATTTCGAGAAACACGGATTGCGCTTCGTCACCGACTTCACGCCGTTCGACTCCATTTGGGAGGATCGTCCGTCGATTCCCAAAAACGAGGTGTTCATTCACGAGGAGAAATATAGCGGCGAATCGGTGGCCGACAAGATGAACCGCATCATGGAGCAGGTACACCAGGCCGGCGCCGAGGCCTTGCTGCTGGCGGCTCTCGACGAGATTGCGTGGGCTTTCAATATCCGCGGGAACGATGTGGAGTGCAACCCCGTAGTGGTTTGCTACGCCTACATTGACGACACACGCCGCATACTCTTCATCGACAAGGACAAAATCGGCGACTCCGTAGCTCAGTATCTGAACAAGAATGGAGTAGAAATCATGCCCTACGAGAGCATCTTCGATTTCGTGGGCACCCTGCCCGTCAACAAGAAGGTATTCGTCGATACCAACAAAATCAACTACACCTTATTAAATAAACTCAATGCTACATCGGTTTCGGGGCAATCGCCCATTGCACTGTTGAAGAGCGTCAAGAACGAGACGCAGCTGGCCGGTACCCGCGAAGCGATGATTCGCGACGGTGTCGCCCTCGTGCGCTTCTTCCGCTGGCTCGAACAGAATATCGACAGCGGCAAGGTGACCGAGATAACCGTTGCCGAGAAGTTGCGCGAATACCGTTCGCAACAGAACCTTTACGTGGGTGAGAGCTTTGCCACCATCGCCGGATTTAACGAACACGGTGCCATCGTCCACTACTCGGCCACTCCCGAGAGCAACGCCACCATCGAACCTCACGGATTCCTACTCATCGACTCGGGCGCCCAATACCTCGACGGTACGACCGACATCACCCGCACCATCTCGTTGGGCAACCTCTCGCCACGCCAGAAACGCGACTTCACGCTGGTCATGAAGGGACACATCGCCCTGGCTACCTGCCACTTCCCGCAAGGCACGAGGGGCTCGCAACTCGATGCCCTGGCCCGTCACTTCCTGTGGGACGACCACCTCAACTACCTGCACGGCACGGGACACGGCGTGGGCCACTTCCTCAACGTGCACGAGGGCCCGCAGAACATTCGCCTCGAAGAGAACCCCACCCCGCTCATGCCGGGCATGATTACCTCGAACGAACCGGGTCTCTACCGCACGGGCGAGTATGGCATTCGCTGCGAGAACCTCATTCTCACCGTACCCGACTACCAAAACGAGTTCGGCATGTTCTACCGCTTCGAGACCCTCACCCTCTTCCCCTTCGACACCGAGGCGCTCGACCTCTCGATCATGACCGAGAAGGAGATCGAA